The window TAGTGGGTAATAATTTAGTgggtccatatttttttgataataacctgaatACTTAGAATATCTTCAAAATGCATTGACAaccatgttatgtgatattcctctaaaAATTCACCGagacatgtggttcatgcacgatAGCGTCCCTACCTACTTcctaaatgatttaaaaaatcttcttaataacattttcctaAGGTCGGGAGGTCCATTTTCATGACCACCATGTTTCcatgaattaaatacaatggattcattgTTTTGAGGAATTcttaaaagcttggtatatACAGCACCGGTAAACACAGGGAACGAATTGATGGAtggaataaacttccattgtgacacTATAAAACAAATACTCTTCCAAATTTAAAGAAATGtcctccgtagactccggaCGTCCAAGGTGCCTACTtctacatttattatagtttttttttcgtttttatttgataaattgtaaGCTAaccaactatttttttttgtttgtataatttagaaaataaacttaacTAAAAGTTCTGATTccgttatttattattgtaatttgaattttttatgtcacaccattattttcacttcatctactcactcccgaattttttgcatcaagtcccggaacaccctgtatataatgaattataatatagaaaataaattatcaatacaaAGCTAATGCTAATGAATTAATGTTTAATGAACGCCTGCGAAGATGTAATACTTCAAATTAACTATGAATGCggaaaatttaaattctatatttccTTTCTAAAAAGGTTGTTGCTGCTAAAATACCATTTGAACCAAAATTTAAGCCAATTGTCTtatgaaaaccaaaaaaatctttttcttcaatttgcaaattaattttcgaaaagCTTTAATAACCAACTCACACTTATTTGTGCCACCGTATTTTTTGCTTCAAGTAAAAATAGAATTACTATACtcctcaattttcttttttaaagacGCACGTTTgagatatttttctgttttttgttgTATGAACAGCATCAAAATTCTGTGGCTAAAATAGAACCTAATATACATTCAATTAAATATAGAGTGAgttttaaatgattaaattcGGAAACGAATTTTATATTCCAATTTtcagatttgtcttcagttgctGCAGGCCTTGATTTGAATAACCTTCCACTGCACCAGCTTCCTTATAATATTATGCTACTGTATTGAAGGTGGACCTTGTTATGAGATAGTTGTTAAGATATAAGTTATCAAAGGTTATTTAAAGTGGATTAGTTCACGCAATTATTCCATCTAAAGGGCATCTCTGTGATGGATACAGAGGCAGGAGTTATTAGTCGCTACTTATCTGAGGCTGAAATACCAAGCCAAACAACCAGCCCAAATGATACGTAAAACAAAACACATACATCAAATCGAGGAAAAAATGGCTGAATCTATTCACGAATGTATTAAAACCTTTACACATTTCTGACAATGCAATATTACTTcctaatatataaataatcttAGATAAATAATCCACTAAAACTTTCATATGAAATTCCGTCTCAATTCCTAACAAAAATTCCGTCTATCTATTACATAAACTGCAAAGGAATTTAAAGAATGTGGACAACCGACTTATAgcatatttatatttacgaaACTGAGAAAtccaacaacaaaaaacatCTAATACGCTATATTTAATTTACATCGCATCTCATCcgtataacaaaaaaaactttggaCTCCATCTTCTGGAATCTCCAATTATCATCCGGTTTTCCGTGACGTCATGATACTTCTATAAAACAATCGAGGCGGTCAGTTCCTAAACAAAATACAATCTTCGCTCGAAGTGAAAGCTTGAGAGAATCATAGCAGGCGATCCTTGATATTTACATcctttttaatacattttacgCGAAATGTTCGTAAACATGTATCGCTTTGGAATTATTTTAAGTGTTTTTGTGCTCATTCAACATTCTGAGGCTTCAGCTATACCAATGTGGGAATATCTcagtaaacaagaaaaagtgaGTACCtaccaaaaaatgtttatttttaactgaatagtaattttatttgaatgcAATGTGTTTAATTCATCGTGTAACATCCGATTGAGATCATATTTTTACGATATGagtcatttatttgttttgtaccTGAATACGTACAAAAAACAAGTGAACTCGACGttcataaatttttctcaaattaaataatagataattcagcggttaaatataaaaaattgctaAACACaagttaataattgaaattcaatattaGCGGCGCATGAGTACCAAAAACTATTCCACCTCAATTTGTTTATGCGATCTTCTTCAAATTGctcaaagtaatatttttagagaaagGAATTTCTAAAGATTCAAAAAATCTCGTATTTGTGTGAGCATAggtataaataatgaattttttcaaaatatctaataggaatattattaactattggatgaaaaattgaaaaaaaaacattatttgtatttttttaaatatttctttcatgGGTCAAAAGTATAGATAACTAATTCAGTTTTATTCCttcatagaaaataatgaaatactatGGCTTAATAActaatagttataataaattaactgatcaggaaaaattttgaataattaataaaagagacataaatatgtatttattagtTCTTGTTGAAGTATGTacattatttgtaatatattgttatttcaaaaaaaattgaatgacaAATTTAAAGTCATAAATGAAAATGTTAGAGAGAGTTTTCGAGAAATCTTTTATAGATTCTATAAATCTGAAAGGATATATTTGATCTTGCCGAATGAGAATGTTTTTACGTTATGGTGACTTATGACTTATCCTTTAAAGAAAAGATTATTTGggaaaaatctaataaaaatattcccgATATTGGAACcaaaattcttatcaaaaatatttactgtATTACTCATATTAAAAGATAAGGCTAAATCTAAagaaatctttgtttttaaactaaTGAATAGATTTACcaattagaaaattcaattcaagtGTGAATTATTGGATGAATGATTCTTAATAGAATTAGTAGTGAAAATAGTAAGAATAGAAGTGAATGATgattcaaaaactaaaataacgaaaaagaGATTAGTGAAGCCACAGACATTATCCGAAAATACAATCATAAGAAGACTAAATcttaaaaaatcattgaagATTTCTTGATGTTATATAGTCCAGGAGAAATCGGCGCATAGGTACCAAAAACTATTccacctcaatttttttatgcgaTCCCCTTCAAATTGCTCCACTGCTGATATAAATGCATGCTGCCATGGAGCAGCCCCGTGCCATTTTGCTTAaaccgaattttttttaaacaattgcaagaaattgttatttttcaaccagacaaacttttttttattctttattgaaatactAAGAAAAAAGGTTCTATGACTATCTCGAAATTGGGTGAGCGCAATTGAAAAACAGGTataaacaatgatttttttaaatcgctatattattaactattggatgaaaaattgaaaaaaaaattatttgtattttatttatttctaatatttttttatgggtCAAAAGTACCCACATTCGAGATTTTTCGACCCTTCGACACTTCTgtttacattttaataatttcattcgtgattttatttaaaatcatccAATCATTCACACAAGATCAAAGTATGAATTAAAATGGATGAACAAATTGTTAATATCACTAtagtaattaaaatatatcCTTTCAGATTTATAGAATCTATAAAAGATTTCTCGAAATATCTCTCTACCATTCTAagattttcatttataactttaaatttgtcattcgattttttttaaaaacaatataacatATAATGTAGATACTTTAACAAGaacaaataaatacatatttatatcattttttatattatattacgTAACTTGTTGTTTTCTAGAATATGAATAGATACAATAGTTTTATAATTACATATGTTATAGATAAAAACTGATACCTTCTATTAAATCATAATGACCAACCATTAGCAACCATGTAAACAGTTACACAACAGAAGCCCATTGTAGAATATGCTTagatatgaagaaaaaagatcgatagtttttggaaaatttcataaGGATCAAATAGAAagtcaaataaatttatatataataatatataaaaattgaaaagctACGACAAAAGGCAAACGAAATTAAGAATAATTGTGACTGAAGCATTACAgtaattcaaaaatgtttgtaGGTtctttaattcattatttgaaaatatctcaatATAATGCATGAATACCATATTCAAAATGGcagtatatttatataaactgaaaatatttttatgggtTCACCTTGAATAAGCGTAATTATTCCAGTTCCCACAAATTTACTAGAATATacaataattgttaaaattatgttaaaatatgGTTAATTATTCTAACAACTTCAATAACAGaatatgtgaaaattaatttcaattttcttttatagatGTCGTTCCTGTATTCCATGTTTGCTACtcaagttgaaaatttttgcGATTCTTCTAATGTTCCCAACTGCAATCAAGAGTTATTGAAATATGGTTTGAACAAACTAAAGCAATTACCCGAGGAATATTTGGACTCTATGGACCCTTATCAAAGAGGTGGCAGTTTAATAAGTAggtttaaaatactttttgatcaaatttacataatataaaaaacaactacaaacaaattataaatttaccAAATCTCAAGTAACCTTATTTGgctttatataataatataggTATCTTATCTGTATTACAATTCTAATAAATCTGTCACAAAGTTATATCAGTTTCACTCGATGTAATAACTACTGTAAATGGCTGAGACTTCTCAAATTATGgcattattatataaatatcatataaccatatatttttctttacagTTTGGGATACAATGATGGCAGGTCATCCCTTAGCTAATACAACACCTAAACCACGTGCTACTACCACACCGAAACCAAACAGTTATGAAGATGAACCATACAGCGATTTTGAATTTGGTTCTCAAGGTTCAGCTTCTGCTAGAATTGATAATGTAGTTATAATACCAGCACCTAAACATGTTCTTAACCTCTACAACGTGCAAACCACAAGATATCCTCAACAAGTTGGTAGTGTGTTGAACGCAATTGGCACACACAAAAAAGGACCATACACTAGGTTCCAAGAATATTATTCTGAAACTCGTACTACCACAGAAAGAACTCCAATAGATCCCATGGATGAAGGAACATATAAAGATGCTCCTCTCACTGGTCCTATGGTGGTTAAAGTCTACTTAGATGGTACACCCGTTGAAGACAGCATGCCTCTTCCTCAAGATGAAGATTTAAAACAGTATAAAatgtcacaaattaaaattcCTAACATATAGATTCAGTTTCTTATAGCTTATCTGTGATATTCTTTGTAAATCTTAATTCCTGTGGTATGTTTGAGAGATGTATGgctgattattatttatttgaatatgtttgtaagaaatttatttattttaaatttttaggtACAGAATTAAATCACAGAGACTGTGATTTTCGCTTAGTATCCAGTTTTATTCTGGAGATAAGTTTTAAAcgtttgatttttataatttataaataagtgGTTgtgtaataaattttccaaaatcaacTGGTATTTTATATATGTTGACTAACCATTGAATAATATGGTTTATGCATAATGCGAACAATAGAATTAAACGACGAGAAAACTATATGGTAAAATGGAGCAACTGGAGAATTTATGTTTGGAGGATTATTTAATagatgaatttattgaaaattcattaaatattatgaGTAATTTActcttataaatataaaatttagcTAATTATGCATGAAATGCTCAAAAGTatatattcgaaaaaacaaaagTTGGTGTCACAAAAATGTAAAGAGCCATGAACACAAAAAAGTACTTTTAGCCTATTTaatgaaacaattaataatgaaatgatattaaaaaattgctgAGTCTACACTTTTActtaaagaaaatagttttaaaaaaggCGGCGAATGAAATTGTCAGTGTTATCAAGAAACCGGAATATTTTACAGATAAACAACCAGAATAAATGCGTCATCATTGGTATTTTCAAAAGATTAATTCACATAGTCTTCTGCCAATGTAGAAGATTGCCAGCCACCAAACCACTTAAATGATAGCTGAAGATATTCAGCAATTTACGTGGTGTACTACCGATTGTGTTTATCCCCACAGCCTGATTTCACATGTGGTATAAAACTTTTCTAGGAACAAATGAACATCTTATGGTATATAAAAATAGGGGTGagcaaaataatcgattaatcgaaaaataatcgattaatcgggtgatcgatatatatttttaaaaataatcggtaatcgattaatcgaaaataatcaaaaaatcgaaaaatttcgattaatcggaaaatatcgattaatggATGTGGACAACATCCTGTgagaatttggttttataaaatacaatatttcttgcctattttcattctcaaaaatgcataatggttttggtacagtttaattgaatttaaaagagagtttttaagtggttttattacaaagtaaaagactgaaatagttatttgtatgcttagGCCGCGAAATATCTTTTTAACGTACCGGTTGCGGCCGAGGCAAGATAATCTTGaggtcgttaaaaagtttcgcggCTAAAgcatacacactatttttcgtacaatcgttaaaataatcaaataatatagtaatcaatttaacgattaaaaatttattttctgaataattatttccagATAATTCAGATCAAAATCttacttccaaatatcttctgtaggttcattatttggtttgtttttattgggaatcaaACCATAATGTCTTCTGTATGTTCCTAGTGATATACTCCctctttatcttgttttttgtaggaatcaaaccacaatcgttCTTATGAAGCTTTATTTCCGATTttcgaataatcgaaaattgattattttcgattgatcgattatttttgataaatcgaTAAACCTCATATTTTCCGAAAACCCCTACAATACTGTGTACAATACACCTTAAGTGATAAGTCAAACTTTTAAAACAAGAACTTAAAGAAACGCGGGGAGTGGCTGAACGACAGTCAGGAGAAGACTTAGAGCAGTTAAATTTGAACCAAAAACTCCAGCTACTGAGCCCAAATTAAACCCAACTTACCGAGTTTTGCGGGACCAAAGTCAAACTACTAGGCTTCGAGTAATTTTAATGGCTCTGCTCTATCTTCTACTGATTTCTCTTAGAATTCTAACCAAATGGTGGGCCCTGTCGTTCAAGATATCTGACATCCATTCTCCTGTGTTTTAGGCAGCATCGTAGCGTTCATAGTAGCGATAGAGGAGAATGAGTCAACAGAAGACCTTTAAAGATTCATGCAGTGTTATACAAAAAAACGTGGTTTTAGGAGGAGGTTACTGGATAGCTGGACGGgcatttcaatggaagcaaaaaccaGGCAGGTTATTATTGAAACAGGTGGTGGAAGATTAACGGCGAACCGCTACATAGAAGAACTTTTAGGAGATCGCGTCGTTCCCTACATTGGTTTCATCAGCAAAAACTTCATCCTTATGCAGGACAATGCCTGTCCACATACTGGAGACTCCGTAcggcaatattttgttttttgttgtttgtgaGAAAAGTTCAGGCTAGAAATCCTGCACCAGCCACTACATTAGACCTCAAAACGGCACTCACTGAAAAATGGGATAGAATCATACAAGATCGAGTATAGACACTTTTTCGATACATGAAAAAGCGATTAGGAGCTATTATTAGGGACAGGAAATGGAACACtgaatattgatatttagaTGTATTTAAGCTTTTATAGATCACCTACCACATGAATGAATAGTAATCCGGATCACGTTCACTGTTTGGAAACTGAACGAAGTAATCGGTCATATCAATAGTTCAGGATCCTTTCTACCCTAGCATATAATAGGTGAGAGCTATCAACTAACAGGTTGTTTCGTTTGGTTACGGTTTTTTTAACTTATACATCTAGAAGAACCGTTTTATGATCGAAATGACGAGAATAATGattgattttatattaaaaaacaattacaatcaAGTGCCCATACTTAGGACGGTGCCCTTAGTTGGGACATTTTGACATTTATTTAGTGGTTGGAAGCACTTGCGATTGTATTTCATGCGTTTATGTTAGCCACTAGACTTGGCTTTTTTAGaccattaaaaacaatttggcGAAGAGAGATGACAGACTGGATGAAAAACAAGGGATctctaagaaaaaataatttcctacCAATATGTATacctatttattattattttatttcaattttttgtaccGCGTTTTTACCTTTGAAACTCGTAACTGTCCGAAGCGAAGAAAATAAGGCTCACGGAAAATATATGTTTCTGGCATGAAATGGAAGCTTTTGATTAAATTGAGGAGTAAACAGCttcattttaatttgtattatctaaatatatcaaattttcttcttGGATCCATCTTAGAATCGAAAGAGCGGATGAACTGCTCTAAACGTCGTAACTTACTTATGTGCATGTACAGTAGAAAATCCTgattctaatataaaattaaatcaatttcaaaaaaaagttccCACGATTCGCTATGTGCATTTTGTACTACGTTTAAATTATCAGAGAAAACATAAAAGTAATGTGCgttttaaaaaacagaaaacaattAGATGTAATGAAAGAAATCTTATggctttattttcatttgaagatACCATctgaacatttttatttgctcttcttggaatatatataaaaatattaattcctcaGGAAAAACCAGAAGggatatttatattatgaagAAACTAAAAGAGTCCGACCTGTTTCGtatttagtaaatttatatcatcaaaatataagCCTAGcatatttaattaaatcaacttt of the Diorhabda carinulata isolate Delta chromosome 7, icDioCari1.1, whole genome shotgun sequence genome contains:
- the LOC130896244 gene encoding rhythmically expressed gene 5 protein translates to MFVNMYRFGIILSVFVLIQHSEASAIPMWEYLSKQEKMSFLYSMFATQVENFCDSSNVPNCNQELLKYGLNKLKQLPEEYLDSMDPYQRGGSLIIWDTMMAGHPLANTTPKPRATTTPKPNSYEDEPYSDFEFGSQGSASARIDNVVIIPAPKHVLNLYNVQTTRYPQQVGSVLNAIGTHKKGPYTRFQEYYSETRTTTERTPIDPMDEGTYKDAPLTGPMVVKVYLDGTPVEDSMPLPQDEDLKQYKMSQIKIPNI